A region of the Exiguobacterium aurantiacum DSM 6208 genome:
GCGCCTCGCCGATCCGAACGCGCTCGAGTGTCGTTTCATTCGTGTAGACGACACGCCACAAATGCCGTTCGTCCGCATCCCCCCACGGCTGTTCATCCAAATCGTAAAAGAATGATAACAGACCTTCCTTAGGTAGCGCCTCGACCGATTCGCATCTAGCGAAATCGCTCAACCGGAACTGAGCCAAAAACGTCAAATTCTCCCCTGGATGGTCGGCTGCACTTACCAAATCAGGATACCCGCCAAATTTGGAGTACCCGATCGCTACTTCCTCCCGCGTTGCGCGCGGGACGAGCTTCACATTGACGCGTTTCTTGAACGCCGCCACAATCTCTTCTCCATGCTCAAGTTCACGTGATTCGATCAACCGCTTTACCGATTGTAGTTCCATTTTCGCACCTCATTTGTATATGATGAAAGTAGTGTAACACACCGAACGTATGTACCCATTATCTTTTTTTGACTAGCCTTTATCTTGACCACGATGTGAAAACTTGAGAAAATGCATACGTTTTGAACTTATACGCGAAAGGATGTCACTCATGCAACTTTTAATCAAATGGATAATCGGCCTTTCGCTCTTATTCGGGTTAAGCGCGCTCGGCAATTGGATTGTCGCGACGCTCGCCTGGAACGTTCCAGGCAACGTCATAGGGATGGTGTTACTGTTGACCTTGCTCATGACGAAAGTGATCCGTGTCGAGTGGATTGAGGATAGTGCCGGGTTTTTGACGAAACACCTCGCTTTTTTCTTTATTCCGATTGCGGTCGGTCTCATGTCCTATAGCGACCTGTTAAAAGCAGAGGGCATCCCGCTCTTTGTCTCCTTACTTATTAGTTTGCTTGTCGGGCTTGTCGTGACCGCAGTCATCTCAGGTAGACGGGGTGAAGCATCATGACGATCTTTTGGGTACTCGTCACGATTGCCGTCTATCTCATCAGTCGGAAGTTGTCTTTTAAATGGGCGTCCCCGTTCACGAACGTCGTCTTCTTGAGCACCACGTTTTTGATTGTGACGCTTCTTTTATCTGGTCAATCGTATGACGTATATGAACCGGCGAAAGACATCATCACCATCCTGCTCGGTCCGGCGACGGTCGCGTTAGGCTTGCCGCTTTATCGCAACTTGCCGACACTGCTCGCGCGGGCGAAACGCGCCCTTGGCGCGATACTTGCCGGTACCGTCTCGACCATACTTGTCGCCGTCATAGTTGGCACAACACTTACATTGACAGACAAAGTACTCATCGGACTCTCGGTCAAATCGGTCACGGCTCCAATCGCCCTCGAACTCGCGAGACAGCTTCAAGGAGATGCGTCGCTTGCCGCTTCGATCACGGTCGCCTGCGGCATACTCGGTGCCATGATCGGACCCATGATTTTAACACTCTTTAACGTGAGTGATCCGTTCACGCGCGGTCTCGCGCTCGGGACAATCAGTCACGGCATCGGTACGGCCCAAGCCGCGACGGAACATCCGCTATCGGGTGCAACAGGTGGGGCTGCGATGGGACTCTCAGCCATTTTCACGTCGTTTTTGCTTCCTTATTTGCTACCATTCCTCATTTAATGACACCCGTCCAGTTTTCAAACAATTTTGATACTTCTCCAAACGGTTCCCGTGCTACACTAAAACGGATGAGAAACGATTTGGGGAGGTATTTTTTATGCAATCAAAATTGATTGAACGGTTAATGACGTACGCCAAGATTGACACGCAATCTGACTTCACGAGTGAGACGACGCCGTCGACGGCAAAACAATGGGATTTGATTCGTCATCTCGAAGCCGAGTTGAAAGCGCTCGGTCTCGAAGACGTCGAGACGGATGCGTATGGCTACTTGTTCGCGACACTTCCAAGCAACGTTGACTTTGATGTGCCGACGATCGGGCTCCTCGCTCACGTTGACACGGCGACCGATTTCACCGGGACGAACGTCAATCCGCAACTCGTCGAACATTACGAGGGCGGCGATATCGTCTTGAACGAGGCACTCGGTGTCATCATGTCACCGAAAGACTTCCCTGAGCTTGACGGATACGTCGGTCACACACTCATGACGACGGACGGAACGACGCTCCTCGGGGCCGATGACAAAGCGGGCATCGCCGAGATCGTCACCGCGGTCGAGTACTTGCTCGCCCATCCGGAGATCGAACACGGACCGGTCCGGATCGCCTTCACACCTGACGAAGAAATCGGACGCGGACCACACAAATTCGACGTCGAGCGCTTCAATGCGGACTTCGCCTACACGATGGACGGCGGTCCACTCGGCGAACTGCAGTACGAGAGTTTCAACGCAGCCGGTGCGACCGTGACGTTCCACGGAACGAACGTCCACCCAGGCAGCGCGAAGAACAAGATGGTCAACTCGATGAAGCTGGCGATGGCATTCCATAACCGCCTCCCGGCCGACGAAGCACCGGAGCACACGAGCGAGTATGAAGGCTTCTTCCACTTGAACGGTTTCTCGGGCGATGTCGAGACGACGACGCTCCAGTACATCATCCGCGACCACGACAAAGCGAAATTCGAGGCACGCAAAGTGTTGCTTGAGAAGCTCGTCGCGGAATGGAAGCAGAAATACGGTGAAGCGCGCATCGACTTGAAGATGGACGATCAATATTACAACATGGCCGAAAAGATCGTCCCGGTGAAACACATCGTCGACACGGTCGCGGACGTCATGCGTGACCTTGGCATCGAACCGAAAATCGAACCGATTCGCGGGGGAACGGACGGTTCGCAACTGTCTTACATGGGCCTTCCGACGCCGAACATCTTTACCGGCGGCGAGAACTATCATGGAAAGTTCGAATATATCTCCGTCAACAACATGGAAAAAGCGACACACGTCATCATCCAGACGCTTCGCACGTTCGCCGAACGGGCTCGAGCATAATTTATGCGCCTCCACTCATTCTCTTCTACACTAGAGATATTGGAGGCGATTTTTTTATGAAGCACACCTTTCACATGAACCTCGACTGGACCGGCGGACGCAACGACGTCGGTACGATCGAGGCGGAACGATTAAAGACAAAGATTTCCATCCCCCCAGAAATGGACGGACCTGGCATCGGGACGAATCCGGATGAGATGCTCCTCGGGGCGGCGGCGACGTGTTATATCATCACCCTCGCGGCCATGCTCGGTCGGAGCGACTTGACGCATCAAGGGATCACGATTGACGCCGAAGGCATCGTCGACGTGACGAACGGCGTGTTCACGTATGAGACGATTCGGTACGCGACGCGCGTCCTGATGCCACAGACCGCGACAGACCGCGACATCTCGCTCGTCGAACGCATCGCCAAGAAAGCGAAAGACGGTTGCATGATTTCACGCGCCTTGGCCGGCAACGTCGCGTTCGAGCTCGACACGACGATCACGCGCGTCGGCTGATGTCCCAATTCGAACAACCGTTACGCGAAGGGACAATCGTCAAGCGACGCAATCGGTTCGTCATGGACGTGTTGCTTGATGATGAGGTCGTCGCCTGTCACTGTCCGGTCACAGGACGCATCGGCGACCTCGTCTTTCATGGGGTACCTTGCCTCGTCTCACCGGCAGACGGGACGAACCGCACGACCCGCTTCACGGTCGAGGCCATCTCGATCGACGATACGCAATGGATCGGCATTCATCAAGGTCGCGTCAACGACTGGGTCGCTCACTTGTTGAGCCTCAACGCCTTACCGGTCTTTTCATCTCCGGAACGCATCGAACGAGAACCCCTCGTCGCACGGTCGCGACTCGATTTCAAAGTTGACGGTCTCTATATGGAGGTAAAGATGCCGCTCACCGAACTATTCGTGACACCGCTCCCCCGCTTTGAACGACGTGCGGTGACGAGACCGGTCGAGACCGAACGGTTGATTCGTCATCTCGAGGCGCTGATCGCAACGTTACCGGAAGCCGGTCGGGCCGTCTTGCTCTATGTCTTCTTGTACGACGCGCCCGTCTTCACGGGAAATCCGAACCGGAGACACGATGCCTTGATTCGCCAGTTGATACGTGAGGCGATTAGGAATGGGCTTGAAGTGTGGCAGGTGAACGGTCGCGTCTCTCCTGATGGCATCACGCTGCTCCGCTGTTTCGAGACGACGGCGTCACAATAAAAACAGCCATCACACGATGGCTGTTTTACTGTAATAAGAGCGGCGTGACGTACGCCTCGATGACAGCCGAGATGGCGAGTAGCGGGACGACGATGAAAAGAAACATCTTCAATCCGACGAAAAAGAGCGCTTTTAACGTGACGTCCGTCTCTTTCCCCCGCATCCTGTGCCAAATATGTCGGTTGAGCGACAACCCCATCGCCGCACCGAGCAGGATGGCCGAAATCTCCGTGATGCCGTGCGGCAAGATGCCGAGCGCGATCACTTTCATGACCGATTCGCCGGCAAAGTCGACGATCATGGCGACGAGGCCGATGATGGCCGCGTTGACGACGATGAACACATACGGGATGAACAATGGGATCATCCCAAGTAAAAAGGCGAGTAGTGCGACGCGCGTGTTGTTCACGAAGAGGGCGATCATCGTATCAAACGCACTCGTATCGAACGTCAGTCCACGCGACTCGAACATATCGCCAATCTGAGTCAAGATTTCTTCGATTTGCTCACTCGTGACGAATGAACGAAAGATGAAATAAGACGCAATGCTCGTCACGATGAAAATGACGAGCAGTCGAAAGAAGTCTTTTCGATAATAGTTGCTCCACGCTTCACGAAGCGATAATGATGTTTTCATAGTCTTCCCCCCTAATTTCCTTCTACGAAGCTTGTCAACTTTTGTTTCATATTTACCCATCACTGCGCGTTTTCAAAAAACATGATACAATACACGTCGTAAACTAATCAGAAAAACGAGGGATCCTATACATGATTACAGTAAATAACGTAAGTCTCCAATTCGGTGGACGCAAGTTGTTCGAAGACGTGAACATCAAGTTCACACCAGGCAACTGTTACGGATTGATCGGCGCGAACGGTGCCGGAAAATCAACATTCTTAAAAATTCTTGCCGGCGAGCAAGATACGACGACAGGTGACGTCAGCTTCTCACCAGGCGAACGCCTCGCCGTCCTCAAACAGGACCATTACGCGTATGAAGACCAAGCTGTTCTCGAGACCGTCATCATGGGTCACGAACGCTTGTATCAAGTCATGAAAGAAAAAGACGCTATTTATATGAAAGAAGACTTCTCTGACGAGGACGGCATGCGTGCCGCGGAACTCGAAGGCGAATTCGCCGAGATGAACGGTTGGGAAGCTGAATCGGAAGCCGCAATGGTCCTTCAAGGACTCGGCATCACGGACGCTTCGCACCATAAACTCATGAGCGAGCTCACAGGCGGCGAGAAAGTTAAAGTCCTCCTCGCACAGGCGCTATTCGGCAAGCCGGACATCCTGCTTCTTGATGAGCCGACGAACGGACTTGACCTCAAGGCGATCCAATGGCTCGAAGAGTTCTTAATCAACTTCGAGAACACCGTCATCGTCGTATCCCACGACCGTCACTTCTTGAACAAAGTTTGTACGCACATGGCCGACCTCGACTTCGGGAAAATCCAATTGTACGTCGGGAACTACGACTTCTGGTACGAGTCGAGCCAACTCGCTTCACGTATGGCCAACGACCAGAACAAGAAAAAAGAAGAGAAAATCAAAGAACTCCAAAACTTCATCGCCCGTTTCAGCTCGAACGCCTCGAAGGCGCGTCAAGCGACATCGCGTAAGAAGTTGCTCGATAAGATCACACTCGACGACATCCGTCCGTCATCACGCCGTTACCCGTTTGTCGGATTCTCGATGGAACGTGAAATCGGGAACGACGTCCTTTACGTCGACAACGTCTCGAAGACGATTGATGGCGTGAAAGTGCTCGACAACGTCACGTTCTCACTGAACAAGACG
Encoded here:
- a CDS encoding YwqG family protein → MELQSVKRLIESRELEHGEEIVAAFKKRVNVKLVPRATREEVAIGYSKFGGYPDLVSAADHPGENLTFLAQFRLSDFARCESVEALPKEGLLSFFYDLDEQPWGDADERHLWRVVYTNETTLERVRIGEALNERDVAFEESYAPIVDSLLELMTEDDFTAMEELFDEGEVHAIGGHPDAVQNDVFEEIEDTHGERFSNPFLLFQMDSTEELDVMFGDAGILYFLIPTEALRAKRFEEAEIIMQCY
- a CDS encoding CidA/LrgA family protein, with the translated sequence MQLLIKWIIGLSLLFGLSALGNWIVATLAWNVPGNVIGMVLLLTLLMTKVIRVEWIEDSAGFLTKHLAFFFIPIAVGLMSYSDLLKAEGIPLFVSLLISLLVGLVVTAVISGRRGEAS
- a CDS encoding LrgB family protein yields the protein MTIFWVLVTIAVYLISRKLSFKWASPFTNVVFLSTTFLIVTLLLSGQSYDVYEPAKDIITILLGPATVALGLPLYRNLPTLLARAKRALGAILAGTVSTILVAVIVGTTLTLTDKVLIGLSVKSVTAPIALELARQLQGDASLAASITVACGILGAMIGPMILTLFNVSDPFTRGLALGTISHGIGTAQAATEHPLSGATGGAAMGLSAIFTSFLLPYLLPFLI
- the pepT gene encoding peptidase T, translating into MQSKLIERLMTYAKIDTQSDFTSETTPSTAKQWDLIRHLEAELKALGLEDVETDAYGYLFATLPSNVDFDVPTIGLLAHVDTATDFTGTNVNPQLVEHYEGGDIVLNEALGVIMSPKDFPELDGYVGHTLMTTDGTTLLGADDKAGIAEIVTAVEYLLAHPEIEHGPVRIAFTPDEEIGRGPHKFDVERFNADFAYTMDGGPLGELQYESFNAAGATVTFHGTNVHPGSAKNKMVNSMKLAMAFHNRLPADEAPEHTSEYEGFFHLNGFSGDVETTTLQYIIRDHDKAKFEARKVLLEKLVAEWKQKYGEARIDLKMDDQYYNMAEKIVPVKHIVDTVADVMRDLGIEPKIEPIRGGTDGSQLSYMGLPTPNIFTGGENYHGKFEYISVNNMEKATHVIIQTLRTFAERARA
- a CDS encoding SACOL1771 family peroxiredoxin, with amino-acid sequence MKHTFHMNLDWTGGRNDVGTIEAERLKTKISIPPEMDGPGIGTNPDEMLLGAAATCYIITLAAMLGRSDLTHQGITIDAEGIVDVTNGVFTYETIRYATRVLMPQTATDRDISLVERIAKKAKDGCMISRALAGNVAFELDTTITRVG
- a CDS encoding DNA/RNA nuclease SfsA → MSQFEQPLREGTIVKRRNRFVMDVLLDDEVVACHCPVTGRIGDLVFHGVPCLVSPADGTNRTTRFTVEAISIDDTQWIGIHQGRVNDWVAHLLSLNALPVFSSPERIEREPLVARSRLDFKVDGLYMEVKMPLTELFVTPLPRFERRAVTRPVETERLIRHLEALIATLPEAGRAVLLYVFLYDAPVFTGNPNRRHDALIRQLIREAIRNGLEVWQVNGRVSPDGITLLRCFETTASQ
- a CDS encoding stage II sporulation protein M, whose translation is MKTSLSLREAWSNYYRKDFFRLLVIFIVTSIASYFIFRSFVTSEQIEEILTQIGDMFESRGLTFDTSAFDTMIALFVNNTRVALLAFLLGMIPLFIPYVFIVVNAAIIGLVAMIVDFAGESVMKVIALGILPHGITEISAILLGAAMGLSLNRHIWHRMRGKETDVTLKALFFVGLKMFLFIVVPLLAISAVIEAYVTPLLLQ
- a CDS encoding ABC-F family ATP-binding cassette domain-containing protein → MITVNNVSLQFGGRKLFEDVNIKFTPGNCYGLIGANGAGKSTFLKILAGEQDTTTGDVSFSPGERLAVLKQDHYAYEDQAVLETVIMGHERLYQVMKEKDAIYMKEDFSDEDGMRAAELEGEFAEMNGWEAESEAAMVLQGLGITDASHHKLMSELTGGEKVKVLLAQALFGKPDILLLDEPTNGLDLKAIQWLEEFLINFENTVIVVSHDRHFLNKVCTHMADLDFGKIQLYVGNYDFWYESSQLASRMANDQNKKKEEKIKELQNFIARFSSNASKARQATSRKKLLDKITLDDIRPSSRRYPFVGFSMEREIGNDVLYVDNVSKTIDGVKVLDNVTFSLNKTDKVAFVGRSDVAITTLFKIIMGEMEPDTGTVKWGVTTTQSYFPKDNSEYFEGSDKSILDWLRQFSPADESDTFLRGFLGRMLFSGEEVMKKASVLSGGEKVRCMLSKMMLSNSNVLVLDDPTNHLDLESITALNNGLETFKGVLLFSSHDHQLISTIATRIIEVTPNGIVDKEATYDEFLENESLQQQVESLYQNA